One window of the Shewanella khirikhana genome contains the following:
- a CDS encoding NAD-dependent epimerase, with product MSHSSTVLVTGAAGFIGAAACKRLLAEGHRVYGIDNLNDYYDVSLKQARLAGLEAYADFQFQRMELADRSAIATLFDTLKPAWVLHLGAQAGVRYSIDNPHAYADANLVGHLNILEGCRQSGVKHLVYASSSSVYGLNKKLPFATTDSVDHPISLYAATKKANELMSHSYAHLYGVPCTGLRFFTVYGPWGRPDMAPMLFARAIMAGEPIKVFNQGDMSRDFTFIDDIIEGVVGVLPLPPAVSPAWSVESGKSSESSAPYRVLNIGHGSPVSLMHFIETLENALGRKAIKQFLPMQDGDVKATWADTEDLFAITGVRPKVAIEEGVKAFADWYLGFYHP from the coding sequence GTGAGCCACTCCAGCACAGTATTGGTAACGGGCGCAGCGGGCTTTATTGGCGCCGCGGCGTGTAAAAGGCTGCTTGCCGAGGGGCACCGGGTTTATGGCATCGATAATCTTAACGATTACTACGATGTTTCGTTAAAGCAGGCGCGCCTCGCCGGGCTTGAAGCTTATGCTGATTTTCAGTTTCAGCGGATGGAACTGGCTGACCGCAGCGCGATAGCAACGCTTTTCGATACCTTAAAGCCTGCCTGGGTGCTGCATCTTGGCGCCCAGGCGGGGGTGCGTTACTCCATCGATAATCCCCACGCGTATGCAGATGCCAATTTGGTGGGGCACCTCAATATTTTGGAGGGTTGTCGCCAAAGCGGGGTAAAGCATCTGGTGTATGCTTCATCGAGCTCTGTGTATGGGCTGAATAAAAAGCTGCCGTTCGCAACGACTGACTCGGTAGACCACCCCATTTCCCTCTATGCGGCCACCAAAAAAGCCAATGAACTGATGTCCCACAGCTACGCCCATTTATATGGTGTGCCCTGCACAGGCTTGAGGTTTTTTACCGTCTATGGCCCTTGGGGCAGGCCGGATATGGCGCCCATGCTGTTTGCCAGGGCGATTATGGCGGGTGAGCCCATCAAGGTGTTTAATCAGGGCGATATGAGCCGCGACTTTACCTTTATCGACGACATCATTGAAGGCGTGGTGGGCGTGCTGCCGCTGCCGCCCGCAGTATCACCTGCTTGGTCGGTGGAAAGCGGCAAAAGCTCGGAAAGTTCAGCGCCATACCGGGTACTGAATATAGGCCATGGCAGCCCTGTGTCATTGATGCACTTTATTGAAACCCTCGAAAATGCCCTTGGCCGGAAGGCCATCAAGCAGTTTTTACCGATGCAGGATGGCGATGTGAAAGCCACCTGGGCCGATACCGAGGACTTATTTGCTATTACGGGCGTGCGCCCGAAGGTCGCAATTGAAGAGGGTGTAAAAGCTTTTGCCGACTGGTATCTTGGCTTCTACCATCCCTGA
- a CDS encoding acyltransferase family protein has translation MNNERYYSLDYFRGLMALSIMIYHYLSWQGIELDNSDLIGKLGVYAVAVFYILSGISLGVVYLRQNSFEIKRFYIKRLLRIWPLYFFAVLVTLFYKLAQSVISGDQFNLDTVEVFLNLTLLFGFFSPDSYVPIGGWSIGNEMVFYLLFPLVVLLIQNRLYKILWFLYGLTVIIFLYYALFLIEHTGDIAETWSLYVHPANHFFLFFSGVLIGHYIRPATGGSLRIYWLILFIFFFVFTLYPVDNGRSELLAGWGRVFLTSLVVLFLLIYYYINPVLSGRTHRFLSWLGDHCYSIYILHPLVYFPIKFLFGDIFSGLLVFFVALLSTFLVCFFSFKYIEKPFLKLGFR, from the coding sequence GTGAATAACGAAAGATATTATTCTCTAGATTATTTTAGAGGGCTTATGGCACTTTCTATCATGATTTACCATTATTTATCATGGCAGGGAATTGAATTAGATAATTCTGATTTGATAGGAAAGTTAGGAGTTTACGCTGTCGCCGTGTTTTATATATTAAGCGGTATAAGTTTAGGTGTTGTCTATCTTCGTCAGAATTCTTTTGAAATAAAACGTTTCTATATAAAAAGACTGCTGAGGATATGGCCGCTTTATTTTTTTGCAGTACTGGTAACTCTCTTCTATAAGCTAGCTCAAAGTGTGATTTCCGGCGACCAATTCAATTTGGACACTGTAGAGGTTTTTTTGAACCTTACGCTGCTTTTTGGCTTCTTTTCACCCGACAGTTATGTCCCAATAGGAGGTTGGTCTATTGGTAATGAAATGGTTTTTTATTTGCTTTTTCCATTAGTCGTGCTTTTAATACAGAATCGGCTTTATAAGATTTTATGGTTTTTATATGGTTTAACTGTTATCATTTTTTTGTATTACGCACTTTTTCTTATAGAGCACACGGGAGATATTGCTGAAACTTGGTCATTGTACGTACATCCCGCAAATCATTTTTTCCTTTTCTTTTCGGGAGTTCTCATTGGTCATTATATAAGACCTGCCACAGGCGGAAGCCTTCGAATTTATTGGTTGATTCTTTTTATCTTTTTTTTCGTTTTTACGTTATATCCAGTCGACAACGGTAGGTCGGAGTTGCTCGCAGGGTGGGGAAGAGTATTTTTGACATCTTTAGTCGTTTTGTTTTTGCTTATTTATTATTATATTAATCCCGTTCTATCTGGGCGCACTCATCGTTTTCTATCTTGGCTTGGTGATCACTGTTACTCCATATACATACTTCACCCCTTAGTGTATTTCCCTATTAAATTTTTGTTTGGCGACATTTTTAGTGGGTTATTGGTGTTTTTTGTCGCTTTACTCTCTACTTTTCTTGTTTGTTTCTTTTCGTTTAAGTATATCGAGAAGCCATTTTTGAAATTAGGCTTTCGTTAG
- a CDS encoding copper resistance protein NlpE: MKAFKQTLWIALLPLALGACSEPSATKEPSAQEEPSAQEQPSAQTQSAPQQQQNTQPAVSSETPNSAEALPVGDSSRTSLDWNGSYEGVVPCASCEGINTRLVLNSDGTYLLETQYLGEQEAGAEPKVFEERGSFSWNASGGAIQLESGAWYQVGENQLFMLDRDGKRITGALADHYRLGKQL; this comes from the coding sequence ATGAAAGCGTTTAAACAGACACTGTGGATTGCCCTCCTGCCACTGGCGCTTGGCGCTTGCTCAGAGCCTTCAGCGACAAAAGAGCCTTCAGCTCAAGAGGAGCCCTCAGCGCAAGAGCAGCCTTCAGCGCAAACGCAGTCTGCACCTCAACAGCAGCAAAACACTCAACCTGCGGTATCGAGCGAGACACCAAACAGCGCAGAAGCCCTGCCCGTTGGTGACAGCAGCCGCACCTCGCTGGATTGGAATGGCAGCTATGAAGGCGTGGTTCCCTGCGCCAGCTGTGAAGGCATCAACACCCGCCTGGTGCTCAATAGTGATGGTACTTATCTGCTCGAGACTCAGTATCTGGGTGAGCAAGAAGCCGGAGCCGAGCCCAAGGTATTTGAAGAGCGTGGCAGTTTCAGCTGGAACGCCAGCGGCGGCGCTATCCAACTTGAAAGCGGCGCCTGGTATCAGGTAGGAGAAAATCAGCTGTTTATGCTGGACCGTGACGGTAAGCGCATCACGGGCGCCCTTGCTGACCACTATCGCCTCGGCAAACAGCTGTAA
- a CDS encoding CDP-glycerol glycerophosphotransferase family protein, translated as MAGFGLKTLTFYGARLLCKLLYGLSGLFPRQAGKVCVGAYQNRFTDNSKYLYLHLSTLPQLKVIWVTGDSELAARLNEQGLNAAERWSLKGIWHALTAGTYVYSAYVGDINQWLGKGARRMNLWHGSPMKAIEFDITTGPMAERFQPPYGLLKRLKYHQEYLRPDLMLAPSEPVRACFASAFRLAESDIKLAAYPRSAFYQRYPAAKPARPASWRPRLILYAPSWRDGGTKQGLDTLLPAATLAPMLERLNATLLLRLHPNDVKKGIKLPSHPQIVDISSREDVYDLLPELSLLISDYSSLYIDALLFDVPLAFYRFDEAEYMQCCRNAYHFADALEPPGPVVRTPDELIALLQQQDCLTKAGSAELRHRHRQLYWQEPLADPFAIIETELGLTTAENQPEVGCSHPSDSLS; from the coding sequence ATGGCGGGTTTCGGGCTAAAAACACTGACTTTTTATGGCGCCAGACTGCTTTGCAAGCTGCTTTACGGCTTAAGTGGCTTGTTCCCAAGGCAAGCGGGTAAAGTGTGTGTGGGCGCATACCAAAATCGTTTTACCGATAACAGTAAGTACCTGTATTTGCACCTGTCGACACTACCGCAGCTCAAGGTTATCTGGGTAACCGGTGACAGCGAACTGGCAGCAAGGTTAAACGAACAGGGCCTTAATGCCGCTGAGCGCTGGTCACTTAAAGGGATCTGGCATGCGCTGACCGCAGGCACTTACGTGTACAGCGCCTATGTTGGCGATATTAATCAATGGCTTGGGAAAGGTGCTCGCAGGATGAATCTGTGGCACGGCTCGCCGATGAAAGCGATTGAGTTTGATATAACCACAGGCCCCATGGCCGAGCGTTTTCAGCCCCCATATGGGCTGTTGAAACGGCTCAAGTACCATCAGGAATACTTAAGGCCAGATCTGATGTTGGCGCCAAGCGAGCCGGTAAGAGCATGCTTTGCCTCGGCATTCAGGCTGGCAGAAAGTGACATAAAGCTCGCAGCTTACCCAAGAAGTGCCTTTTATCAACGCTATCCAGCGGCCAAACCAGCACGGCCTGCCAGCTGGCGCCCAAGGCTGATTCTCTACGCGCCCTCCTGGCGCGATGGCGGCACAAAACAAGGGCTGGACACGCTGCTGCCAGCAGCAACGCTTGCCCCTATGCTTGAGCGATTGAATGCCACACTGCTGCTGCGGTTACACCCCAACGATGTAAAAAAAGGCATCAAACTGCCGTCGCACCCGCAAATAGTGGATATCAGCAGCCGGGAAGATGTGTACGATTTACTGCCAGAGCTATCCTTGCTTATCAGCGATTATTCATCGCTTTACATCGATGCACTGCTGTTTGACGTGCCGCTGGCGTTTTATCGGTTCGATGAAGCCGAATACATGCAGTGTTGCCGCAACGCCTATCATTTCGCCGATGCGCTGGAGCCCCCCGGCCCCGTGGTGCGCACCCCAGATGAGCTGATTGCGCTGCTGCAGCAACAGGACTGCCTCACCAAAGCCGGCTCGGCCGAGCTGCGCCACCGCCACAGGCAGCTCTATTGGCAAGAGCCACTGGCTGACCCCTTTGCGATTATCGAAACTGAACTTGGGCTGACTACAGCGGAAAATCAACCTGAGGTCGGTTGCAGCCACCCCAGCGATAGCTTAAGCTGA
- the rfbB gene encoding dTDP-glucose 4,6-dehydratase yields MKILVTGGCGFIGSAVVRQLIRDTEHCVVNVDKLTYAADLLSVAEVSQSGRYVLERADICDKSALEAIFACYQPDAVMHLAAETHVDRSISGADAFIQTNIVGTYILLEVARQYWQQLEDERKNTFRFHHVSTDEVFGDLADVSDHARRASNSRSSSSDRCDGFTESSAYAPSSPYSASKASSDHLVRAWYRTYGLPVVISNCSNNYGPFQYPEKLIPLVINNALAGRGLPVYGRGDQRRDWLYVEDHAHALYAVLTRGRLGETYNIGGGAEKQNLQVVEAICTLLEEFAPVKPRDIQRYASLITHVEDRPGHDVRYAIDASKITSELGWLPQETFESGLRKTVAWYVQHFQAQAANR; encoded by the coding sequence ATGAAGATTCTTGTCACAGGTGGCTGTGGTTTTATTGGCTCTGCAGTTGTCCGGCAGTTAATTCGCGACACAGAGCACTGTGTAGTGAATGTGGATAAGCTCACCTATGCTGCGGATCTGTTGTCGGTTGCCGAAGTTAGTCAGAGCGGTCGGTATGTGCTTGAGCGAGCGGATATCTGTGATAAGTCAGCGCTTGAGGCGATTTTTGCCTGCTACCAGCCAGATGCGGTGATGCACCTGGCGGCAGAAACCCATGTTGACCGCTCGATATCAGGTGCTGATGCCTTTATTCAAACCAACATAGTGGGCACTTACATTTTGCTGGAAGTGGCTCGACAATATTGGCAGCAGCTTGAAGATGAGCGTAAAAACACGTTTCGTTTCCATCATGTTTCCACCGATGAGGTATTTGGCGACTTGGCGGATGTGAGTGATCATGCCCGCAGAGCCAGCAATTCCCGCAGTTCCAGTTCTGACAGGTGCGATGGCTTTACCGAGTCCAGCGCTTATGCACCTTCTTCGCCGTATTCGGCATCAAAGGCGTCCAGCGATCATTTGGTGAGAGCTTGGTACAGAACCTATGGGCTGCCAGTCGTCATCAGTAATTGCTCAAACAATTATGGGCCTTTCCAGTATCCCGAAAAACTCATACCCCTGGTTATCAATAATGCGTTGGCAGGCAGAGGATTGCCTGTGTATGGACGGGGCGATCAGCGCCGTGATTGGCTTTATGTGGAGGACCATGCCCACGCGCTTTACGCAGTGTTGACGCGTGGACGTCTTGGTGAGACCTACAACATTGGTGGTGGCGCTGAGAAGCAGAACCTTCAAGTGGTTGAAGCTATTTGTACTCTATTGGAAGAGTTTGCGCCGGTTAAGCCGCGAGACATTCAGCGTTATGCATCGCTAATCACTCATGTTGAGGATAGGCCCGGTCATGACGTGCGTTATGCCATTGATGCCAGTAAAATTACTTCAGAATTAGGATGGTTGCCGCAGGAGACCTTCGAGTCTGGTCTGCGTAAAACAGTGGCCTGGTATGTCCAACACTTCCAAGCGCAGGCAGCTAATCGATAA
- a CDS encoding UDP-glucose dehydrogenase family protein, translated as MKVTVFGVGYVGLVQGAVLAEVGHDVLCVDIDEAKIAGLQQGQIPIYEPGLETLVKEQVAQHRLTFTTDTQAGVNHGEVIFIAVGTPPDEDGSADLVHVLGVAKDIGLHMFDPKIVVNKSTVPVGTADKVRDAIAAELASRDLNICIEVVSNPEFLKEGAALEDCRRPDRIIVGTHSDEVEEVMRELYAPFNRSRDRMLFMDVRSAELTKYAANCMLATKISFMNEMANIAEHLGADIEMVRKGIGSDPRIGYQFIYPGCGYGGSCFPKDVKALVKTSEKIGVDARVLKSVEAVNHQQKQRLPELVKQHFGDDLTGLVFALWGLSFKPQTDDMREAPSRVVIEAIIAAGGTVQAFDPEAMAEAQRIYGVRDELKLLGTKEAALSGADGLIVCTEWLSFRAPDFSEIKRLLKQPVIFDGRNLYDPARLEAKGIAYYGIGRGRSVKHADVRKVL; from the coding sequence ATGAAGGTAACCGTATTTGGTGTTGGCTATGTTGGGCTGGTGCAGGGTGCTGTGCTGGCTGAAGTGGGCCACGACGTGCTGTGCGTTGATATAGATGAAGCCAAAATCGCCGGGCTGCAGCAGGGGCAAATTCCCATCTATGAGCCGGGGCTTGAGACTCTGGTGAAAGAGCAGGTGGCGCAGCATCGCCTGACCTTTACCACAGATACTCAGGCCGGGGTTAATCACGGCGAGGTGATTTTTATCGCCGTGGGTACGCCCCCCGATGAAGACGGCAGCGCCGATTTGGTTCACGTGCTTGGGGTGGCCAAGGACATAGGCCTGCATATGTTTGACCCCAAAATTGTGGTTAACAAGAGCACAGTGCCGGTCGGAACAGCCGATAAGGTGCGGGATGCCATTGCTGCTGAACTTGCTTCGCGGGATCTGAATATTTGCATCGAAGTGGTCTCGAACCCTGAGTTCTTGAAAGAGGGGGCGGCGCTGGAGGATTGTCGCCGCCCTGACCGTATTATTGTCGGTACCCACAGCGATGAAGTGGAAGAGGTGATGCGTGAGCTCTACGCGCCTTTTAACCGCAGTCGCGACCGTATGCTGTTTATGGATGTGCGCAGCGCCGAGCTCACCAAGTACGCCGCCAACTGCATGTTGGCGACCAAAATCTCCTTTATGAACGAGATGGCTAATATTGCCGAGCATCTTGGTGCCGATATCGAAATGGTGCGTAAGGGCATAGGCTCAGATCCGCGCATCGGCTATCAGTTTATCTATCCTGGCTGCGGTTACGGCGGCTCCTGTTTCCCGAAAGATGTGAAAGCGCTGGTGAAAACCTCCGAAAAAATCGGTGTTGATGCACGGGTGCTGAAATCGGTTGAAGCGGTAAATCATCAGCAAAAACAGCGTTTACCTGAACTGGTGAAGCAGCACTTTGGTGACGATCTCACCGGGCTGGTGTTTGCGCTTTGGGGCCTGTCTTTCAAGCCTCAAACCGATGACATGCGTGAGGCGCCAAGCCGGGTGGTCATTGAGGCGATTATCGCGGCCGGTGGCACAGTGCAGGCATTCGACCCTGAAGCCATGGCAGAAGCCCAGCGCATTTACGGTGTACGTGACGAGCTTAAACTGCTTGGAACCAAAGAGGCCGCCCTCAGCGGCGCCGATGGTCTTATTGTTTGTACTGAATGGCTGAGTTTCAGAGCCCCAGATTTCAGCGAAATTAAACGTCTTTTGAAGCAGCCGGTGATTTTCGATGGCCGTAACCTATACGATCCGGCCCGGCTTGAGGCCAAGGGCATTGCCTATTACGGCATTGGCCGAGGCCGCTCGGTGAAGCATGCAGATGTGCGCAAGGTACTCTAA
- a CDS encoding adenylyltransferase/cytidyltransferase family protein has product MTTIITYGTYDLFHYGHVRLFARLAALGDRLIVGVSTDEFNAIKGKAAFFSYQQRAEIVAACRFVSLVIPETHWDQKVRDISGYGVDVFAMGDDWQGKFDHLSALCRVLYLPRTEYVSTTEIRASLGAPHL; this is encoded by the coding sequence ATGACTACCATCATTACCTACGGCACCTACGATTTGTTCCATTACGGCCATGTACGCCTGTTTGCCCGTCTGGCAGCGCTGGGAGACCGGCTGATTGTTGGTGTCTCCACCGACGAGTTCAATGCCATCAAGGGTAAGGCGGCGTTTTTCAGCTATCAGCAGCGGGCAGAAATTGTTGCCGCCTGCCGTTTTGTCTCGCTGGTGATTCCCGAAACCCACTGGGATCAAAAAGTCCGGGATATCAGTGGCTATGGCGTGGATGTATTTGCCATGGGCGATGACTGGCAGGGCAAGTTCGACCATCTCTCGGCCCTGTGCAGAGTGCTGTACCTGCCCCGCACCGAATATGTATCCACCACAGAGATCCGCGCCAGCTTGGGGGCGCCTCATCTGTGA
- the rfbC gene encoding dTDP-4-dehydrorhamnose 3,5-epimerase gives MQVIATALNEVKLIVPKVFRDDRGYFFESWQQQKFAELVAPIHFVQDNHSLSVKGTLRGLHWQEQHPQDKLISVLQGDIFDVAVDIRKDSPTYGKWVGEILSSDNHKQMFIPKGFAHGFYVLSETAMVSYKCSDFYHPASERCIRWDDPVLAIHWPLSSSPLISEKDNLGMAFVDL, from the coding sequence ATGCAGGTAATAGCTACTGCACTCAATGAGGTAAAGCTTATTGTCCCAAAGGTGTTTCGGGATGATCGCGGGTATTTTTTTGAATCCTGGCAACAGCAGAAATTTGCCGAGTTAGTGGCACCCATTCATTTTGTGCAGGACAACCACTCACTTTCAGTTAAAGGCACACTGCGAGGGCTGCATTGGCAGGAGCAGCATCCGCAGGATAAGTTGATATCTGTTTTGCAGGGTGACATCTTTGATGTCGCGGTGGATATCCGCAAAGACTCGCCGACCTATGGCAAGTGGGTTGGAGAGATACTGTCCAGCGATAACCATAAGCAGATGTTCATCCCTAAAGGTTTTGCCCACGGTTTTTATGTGCTTTCAGAAACTGCCATGGTGAGTTACAAATGCAGCGATTTTTATCATCCAGCATCCGAGCGTTGTATCCGCTGGGATGACCCCGTACTTGCCATACACTGGCCGCTCTCATCGTCGCCACTTATTTCCGAGAAAGATAACTTGGGTATGGCTTTTGTGGATTTGTAA
- the rfbD gene encoding dTDP-4-dehydrorhamnose reductase: MNVVILGGSGQVGRALQASKPLAWKVLTPSRDEVDFLEPDSIADYLSFHRPQLVINCAAYTAVDKAESEPALCGQINADACGYLAKATTATDAALIHISTDYVFDGQMRRPYREDDTPAPLSVYGQTKWLGEQLIAKHSSRYLIIRTSWVFSGEGKSFVNSMLRMAASKPEPEAKAKAKAEATLRIVADQIGAPTPAIELAKVIWQLAQHTSADNCSWGTYHFSGQPFVSWYEFAEVIFAEAYRLGVVGRCPQLIPISTEDFRALARRPSNSRLDSCKIEMAFGIKAADWRSELTKLLETKAGAED, from the coding sequence ATGAACGTTGTGATTCTTGGCGGCAGCGGTCAGGTTGGGCGGGCATTGCAGGCATCTAAGCCGTTAGCTTGGAAAGTACTGACGCCCTCAAGGGATGAAGTGGACTTTCTCGAACCGGACTCCATAGCCGATTATCTGTCGTTTCACCGGCCGCAACTCGTCATCAACTGTGCTGCCTACACTGCGGTCGATAAAGCCGAGTCTGAGCCTGCACTGTGCGGTCAAATCAATGCTGATGCCTGTGGTTATCTTGCCAAGGCGACAACAGCAACTGACGCTGCGCTTATCCATATTTCTACCGATTATGTGTTTGATGGCCAAATGCGCCGCCCGTATCGCGAGGATGACACGCCCGCACCTTTGTCCGTTTATGGACAAACCAAATGGCTCGGTGAGCAATTGATTGCCAAGCACTCATCCAGATACTTGATCATCAGAACATCCTGGGTTTTTAGTGGCGAAGGTAAAAGCTTTGTAAACAGCATGCTGAGGATGGCGGCGTCCAAGCCAGAGCCTGAGGCTAAGGCTAAGGCTAAGGCTGAGGCAACCCTTCGCATAGTGGCCGATCAAATTGGCGCACCTACTCCGGCCATTGAACTTGCTAAGGTAATATGGCAGCTCGCACAGCATACCAGCGCTGACAATTGCTCTTGGGGGACCTACCACTTTTCCGGCCAGCCCTTTGTTAGTTGGTACGAGTTTGCCGAGGTCATTTTTGCTGAAGCATACAGGCTCGGCGTGGTTGGACGTTGTCCGCAATTGATCCCCATAAGCACTGAAGATTTCCGAGCTTTGGCGCGAAGACCCTCAAATTCGAGGCTTGATAGCTGCAAAATCGAGATGGCTTTCGGAATTAAAGCTGCTGATTGGCGTAGTGAGCTGACTAAACTATTGGAAACAAAGGCAGGGGCTGAAGATTGA
- a CDS encoding polysaccharide biosynthesis protein gives MAFLQLLFSLNRFQKRIVSVVLDSVFLVFSFWSALVMRLDTFDVFSNSQYWLLVTFVCPLSIFAFVKLGLYRAVLRYLSAQAMTAISLGIFISTIAMLAFAYVLQVDLPRTVPFIYAVFSLVLVGGARGIMRSMVGIGLNRRGEPVIIYGAGVSGRQTALALAQSHEYHPFAFVDDDETFHGTVIQGLHVHSPSIIRKLIKQKQATRVLLAMPSASRARRQQILQTLVPLSVKVMTLPSMADLVSGNKLFSDVKEVEIEDLLGRDAVAPRTDLMAANITAKAVMVTGAGGSIGSELCRQIIRLAPSKLVLFELSEFGLYSIDRELHAIKADLGLTVDIFPMMGSVQRQNRVQAVMEAFNVQTVYHAAAYKHVPLVEHNVVEGVRNNVFGTLYTAQAAIATGVETFVLISTDKAVRPTNVMGTTKRMAELVLQALSKQNTSTRFCMVRFGNVLGSSGSVVPLFRKQIANGGPVTVTHPEITRFFMTIPEASQLVIQAGAMGRGGDVFVLDMGQSVKIVDLARKMIRLSGFEVKDEHNPDGDIEIQFSGLRPGEKLYEELLIGDNVEGTEHERIMTANEVCLMWDELKVLLDKLDMACHAFDHETIRELLLKAPTGFNPTDGICDLVWMNKQKDLNDAKVLSIKVGV, from the coding sequence ATGGCTTTTCTACAACTCTTGTTTTCTCTTAATCGATTTCAAAAACGCATTGTTAGTGTGGTCCTAGACTCTGTGTTTTTGGTCTTCTCATTTTGGTCTGCATTGGTGATGAGGCTTGACACATTCGACGTGTTTTCGAATAGTCAGTATTGGTTGTTGGTTACATTCGTGTGCCCATTAAGTATTTTTGCATTTGTTAAGCTTGGTTTGTATCGGGCGGTATTGCGGTATCTAAGCGCTCAAGCGATGACAGCTATTTCTCTAGGTATTTTTATAAGCACGATAGCTATGTTAGCCTTTGCTTATGTGCTACAAGTGGATCTCCCTCGTACGGTACCTTTTATTTATGCCGTATTCTCACTGGTACTCGTTGGTGGAGCAAGGGGGATTATGCGCTCAATGGTCGGTATTGGTTTAAATCGTCGCGGTGAACCTGTGATTATTTATGGAGCAGGAGTGAGCGGGAGACAAACAGCTTTAGCATTAGCCCAGAGTCATGAATATCACCCGTTTGCTTTTGTTGACGATGACGAAACATTTCATGGTACTGTTATTCAGGGACTTCATGTTCATTCACCGTCAATCATTCGTAAACTAATCAAGCAAAAGCAAGCCACTAGGGTTCTTCTAGCGATGCCCAGTGCGAGTAGGGCTCGTCGTCAACAGATACTTCAAACTCTTGTTCCGCTTTCCGTAAAGGTAATGACTCTCCCTTCAATGGCGGATTTGGTGAGTGGTAATAAACTTTTTAGTGATGTGAAAGAAGTTGAAATTGAGGACTTGCTAGGGCGTGATGCAGTTGCTCCAAGAACCGACTTAATGGCAGCAAATATTACAGCGAAAGCTGTGATGGTTACTGGAGCGGGGGGCTCCATAGGCTCGGAACTTTGTCGGCAGATCATACGCCTTGCACCGAGTAAATTGGTTTTGTTTGAGCTTTCTGAGTTCGGGCTTTATTCCATAGATAGAGAGTTGCATGCTATAAAAGCAGATCTCGGCCTAACGGTGGATATATTTCCTATGATGGGCTCCGTACAGCGTCAAAATCGTGTTCAAGCCGTTATGGAGGCATTTAACGTACAGACTGTTTACCATGCGGCAGCCTATAAGCATGTACCTTTGGTAGAGCACAATGTTGTAGAAGGCGTGCGTAACAATGTGTTTGGTACCCTCTACACAGCTCAAGCAGCAATCGCAACAGGTGTTGAAACGTTTGTTCTTATTTCTACCGATAAAGCGGTCCGACCCACCAACGTAATGGGAACCACTAAACGGATGGCAGAGCTTGTGCTTCAGGCGCTGTCAAAACAAAATACATCGACGCGCTTTTGTATGGTTCGGTTTGGTAACGTGCTCGGCTCCAGTGGTTCTGTAGTTCCATTATTCCGTAAACAAATTGCCAATGGTGGCCCGGTCACAGTAACCCATCCAGAGATCACGCGTTTCTTTATGACAATTCCAGAGGCGTCCCAGCTTGTCATCCAGGCAGGTGCAATGGGGCGTGGTGGAGATGTGTTTGTGCTCGATATGGGGCAGTCGGTTAAGATTGTAGACCTCGCTCGGAAAATGATACGTCTATCTGGTTTTGAGGTAAAAGACGAGCATAATCCTGACGGCGATATCGAAATCCAGTTCAGCGGTCTTCGGCCAGGTGAGAAACTTTATGAGGAGCTGCTGATTGGTGACAATGTTGAAGGTACGGAACATGAGCGGATCATGACTGCAAACGAAGTGTGCCTCATGTGGGATGAGCTTAAAGTCTTGCTTGATAAACTTGATATGGCCTGTCATGCATTTGACCATGAGACTATCAGAGAGCTGCTTCTCAAAGCACCAACAGGCTTCAATCCCACCGATGGTATTTGCGATCTCGTTTGGATGAATAAACAGAAAGATTTAAACGATGCTAAAGTTTTGTCTATAAAGGTCGGCGTTTAA